One Saccharomyces mikatae IFO 1815 strain IFO1815 genome assembly, chromosome: 16 genomic region harbors:
- the SMKI16G0910 gene encoding aldo-keto reductase superfamily protein, whose translation MVLAKQVRLGNSGLKISPIVIGCMSYGSKKWADWVIEDKARIFKILKHCYDNGLRTFDTADFYSNGLSERIIKEFLELYNIKRETVVIMTKIFLPVDETLELHHNFTMNEVQELDLTNQRGLSRKHIIAGVKNSVERLGTYIDLLQIHRLDQDTPMKEIMKALNDVVEAGHVRYIGASSMLATEFAELQFIADKYGWFQFISSQSYYNLLNREDERELIPFAKRHNIGLLPWSPNARGILTRPLGQNTDRIKSDPTFKSLQLDSLEEDQMEIINRVEKLSKDKNVSMAMISVAWVLHKGCHPIVGLNSTSRVDEVIAALQITLTEKEIEYLEEPYRPKSQRR comes from the coding sequence ATGGTTTTAGCCAAGCAGGTAAGACTGGGCAATTCGGGCCTCAAAATATCACCAATAGTGATAGGATGTATGTCATACGGTTCCAAGAAATGGGCGGACTGGGTCATTGAAGACAAGGCTCGGATTTTTAAGATCTTGAAACACTGTTACGATAACGGTCTGCGTACTTTTGATACGGCGGATTTCTATTCTAATGGGTTGAGTGAGAGAATAATTAAGGAATTCCTGGAGCTTTACAACATCAAGAGGGAAACAGTAGTCATTATGaccaaaatattcttgCCTGTCGATGAAACGCTTGAATTGCATCACAATTTCACCATGAATGAAGTCCAAGAATTGGATCTAACCAACCAAAGAGGATTATCCAGAAAGCATATAATTGCTGGTGTGAAGAACTCTGTGGAAAGATTGGGCACTTACATAGATCTTTTGCAAATCCATAGATTAGATCAGGATACGCCAATGAAAGAGATTATGAAAGCGTTGAATGACGTTGTAGAGGCTGGCCATGTCAGATACATTGGGGCCTCGAGCATGCTGGCAACTGAATTCGCAGAATTGCAGTTCATAGCAGACAAGTACGGCTGGTTTCAGTTCATTTCTTCGCAGTCTTACTACAACTTACTTAATCGTGAGGATGAACGCGAATTAATTCCTTTTGCCAAAAGACACAATATTGGTCTACTTCCATGGTCTCCTAATGCAAGAGGTATCTTAACACGTCCTCTAGGCCAGAACACAGACAGGATTAAGAGTGATCCAACTTTTAAATCATTACAATTGGATTCTCTTGAAGAAGACCAAATGGAAATTATCAACCGTGTAGAAAAATTGTCAAAGGACAAAAATGTGTCGATGGCCATGATCTCCGTTGCTTGGGTTCTACACAAGGGTTGTCACCCCATCGTGGGCCTGAACTCTACATCAAGAGTGGACGAAGTAATTGCTGCACTACAAATTACTCTAACAGAGAAGGAAATCGAGTACCTTGAAGAGCCCTATAGACCCAAGAGTCAAAGAcgttaa
- the RLM1 gene encoding Rlm1p (similar to Saccharomyces cerevisiae SMP1 (YBR182C) and RLM1 (YPL089C); ancestral locus Anc_8.566) produces the protein MGRRKIEIQRISDDRNRAVTFIKRKAGLFKKAHELSVLCQVDIAVIILGSNNTFYEFSSVDTNDLIDHYQNDKNLLHETKDPSDYGDFHKSASVNINQELLRTSTTNKASTSNPTVMNHIENNDENSDKEPDNQVNFERDTNMSINKKTFNREISTTQLKLLSPTALISKIDGNNHSKNHHENALPPLQRLKRLKPDPLQMKNRILQQHQQQQQQQQQNIPRPYHSNMYNLNQPSSSSSSPSTVDFPKLPGFQGSSFSARPPPISVSPNKFSKPFSSATSRTPKQELKLDNSNSNSNDNSTHIQSSPNSLGDSIQQTVKARRKLSARPVLRVRIPNNNFTSNSAIPSEPSSASSTSANGNSMGSSQIINENKTSRSGKVSPLSASGSGSMTLQKGNNGRVVIKLPNTNSSNSPNNNSSNQHHPYSFGNGSSPLFSATQPYIATPLQPSNIPGGPFQQNASSFLAQRQAQQYQQMSFKKQTQTVPLTSTFTGRPPTFSGPETSNGPPTGSLPSKFVHDLMSNSPNVSSISMFPDWAVGPGSAKAGNTTATGAFPPGQPAPNNNNNNNNSSNKSSNSNNNYYNNNEDRSVNGPAILEHANNGDTNNHPNSNTYDAAAAAYNGNTGLTPYINTAQTPLGTKFFNFSTDISGEKNSSKI, from the coding sequence ATGGGTAGACGGAAAATCGAAATTCAGAGAATTTCTGACGATAGAAATAGAGCTGTTACGTTTATAAAACGTAAAGCGGGTCTTTTTAAGAAAGCCCATGAATTATCTGTTCTTTGCCAGGTAGACATAGCGGTCATTATACTGGGATCCAATAATACATTTTATGagttttcttctgtggATACAAACGATTTAATTGACCATTACCAGAATGACAAAAACTTACTTCACGAGACGAAAGACCCCTCCGATTATGGAGACTTCCACAAAAGTGCATCTGTGAACATAAACCAAGAACTACTGAGAACATCAACAACGAATAAAGCTTCTACATCGAACCCTACGGTAATGAACCAtatagaaaataatgatgagAACAGTGATAAGGAACCAGACAATCAAGTCAATTTCGAAAGAGATACAAATATGAgcataaataaaaaaacttttaaTAGAGAAATATCGACTACGCAGTTGAAACTGTTATCTCCGACGGCACtcatttcaaaaatagaTGGTAATAATCATAGTAAAAATCACCATGAGAATGCATTGCCACCCCTACAGCGCTTGAAAAGACTGAAACCGGATCCTTtacaaatgaaaaatagaattttgcaacaacatcaacagcagcagcagcagcagcagcagaaTATACCGAGACCATACCATAGCAACATGTACAATCTCAACCAACCTTCATCTAGTTCATCTTCTCCCTCCACTGTagattttccaaaattgcCAGGTTTTCAGGGCTCCTCATTTAGTGCTCGTCCTCCGCCCATCTCTGTTTCACCAAATAAATTTAGTAAGCCGTTCAGTAGTGCAACTTCCAGAACTCCAAAGCAGGAACTGAAGCTTGACAACAGTAATAGTAATAGCAATGACAACAGTACTCACATTCAGTCATCACCTAATTCTTTAGGAGACTCCATTCAACAAACTGTTAAAGCCAGAAGGAAATTGTCCGCGAGACCAGTGCTTCGTGTGAGAATCCCTAACAACAATTTTACAAGTAATTCTGCCATTCCAAGTGAACCCTCCTCTGCCTCATCCACATCAGCAAACGGGAATAGTATGGGATCTTCTCAGAtcattaatgaaaataaaacaagtCGATCTGGCAAAGTTTCCCCCCTATCGGCCTCTGGCTCAGGTTCCATGACTCTTCAAAAGGGCAATAATGGTAGAGTGGTGATAAAATTGCCAAATACGAACTCATCTAACAGTCCCAATAACAATAGCAGCAATCAGCATCATCCATATTCATTCGGAAATGGCTCTTCTCCTCTGTTTTCAGCGACACAGCCGTATATTGCCACCCCTTTGCAACCATCAAATATTCCTGGCGGaccttttcaacaaaatgCATCATCTTTTCTAGCTCAAAGACAAGCTCAACAGTACCAACAAATGTCCTTTAAAAAGCAGACCCAGACTGTACCACTAACCTCAACTTTCACGGGGCGTCCTCCAACTTTTTCCGGCCCTGAGACTAGCAATGGCCCTCCCACTGGTTCACTACCATCAAAGTTCGTTCATGATTTAATGAGTAATTCTCCAAATGTTTCGTCAATTTCAATGTTCCCAGACTGGGCAGTGGGGCCTGGCAGCGCCAAAGCCGGAAATACAACCGCCACTGGTGCCTTTCCTCCCGGACAACCAGCCCcaaacaataacaataataacaacaacagcagcaacaaaaGTAGCAACAGCAATAACAATTATTACAATAACAATGAAGATAGATCTGTAAATGGACCGGCTATTTTGGAACATGCCAATAACGGTGACACGAATAACCACCCCAACTCGAACACATATGATGCTGCTGCTGCCGCATATAATGGGAATACTGGGTTAACTCCCTACATTAATACTGCTCAAACACCACTGGGTAcgaaattcttcaatttttcaactgaCATCTCAGGAGAGAAGAACTCAAGCAAAATTTGA
- the RPS6A gene encoding 40S ribosomal protein eS6 (similar to Saccharomyces cerevisiae RPS6B (YBR181C) and RPS6A (YPL090C); ancestral locus Anc_8.567) — translation MKLNISYPVNGSQKTFEIDDEHRIRVFFDKRIGQEVDGEAVGDEFKGYVFKISGGNDKQGFPMKQGVLLPTRIKLLLTKNVSCYRPRRDGERKRKSVRGAIVGPDLAVLALVIIKKGEQELEGLTDTTVPKRLGPKRANNIRKFFGLSKEDDVRDFVIRREVTKGEKTYTKAPKIQRLVTPQRLQRKRHQRALKVRNAQAQREAAAEYAQLLAKRLSERKAEKAEIRKRRASSLKA, via the exons ATGAAG TTGAACATTTCTTACCCAGTTAACGGGTCTCAAAAGACCTTCGAAATTGATGATGAGCACCGTATCCgtgttttctttgacaaGAGAATTGGTCAAGAAGTCGATGGTGAAGCTGTTGGCGACGAATTCAAGGGTTACGTCTTCAAGATTTCCGGTGGTAACGACAAACAAGGTTTCCCAATGAAACAAGGTGTTTTGTTGCCAACTAGAATCAAGTTGCTACTAACCAAGAACGTTTCTTGTTACAGACCAAGACGTGACggtgaaagaaagagaaagtcCGTCAGAGGTGCCATTGTTGGCCCAGATTTGGCTGTTTTGGCTTTGGTCATTATCAAGAAGGGTGAGCAAGAATTGGAAGGTCTAACTGACACCACTGTTCCAAAGAGATTGGGTCCAAAGAGAGCTAACAACATTAGAAAGTTCTTCGGTTTGTCCAAGGAAGATGACGTTCGTGATTTCGTTATCAGAAGAGAAGTTACCAAGGGTGAAAAGACTTACACCAAGGCTCCAAAGATCCAAAGATTGGTCACTCCTCAAAGATTGCAAAGAAAGAGACACCAAAGAGCTTTGAAGGTCAGAAATGCTCAAGCTCAAAGAGAAGCTGCTGCTGAATACGCTCAATTGTTGGCTAAGAGATTGTCTGAAAGAAAAGCTGAAAAGGCTGAAAtcagaaagagaagagcttcttctttgaaggCTTAA